TCGATGTGCTGGTCTATCGCCCGACCAATGAGTCGCAACGGGCCGAGATGCGACACCTGTTTGAACAATTCGGCTGTTTGGACTTATGGGATCGGCGGTTTTCGCAGTTGGCCACCGGAGAACAGCGACTGGTGCTGCTGATGCGGGCATTGGTGAAACGGCCACCGCTGGTGATTTTGGATGAGCCGTTTCAGGGGTTGGATGGCACCAGCATCGAGCGCGTGCGGAACTGGCTGGACCGCGACTTGCGGCCCAACCAGACGCTGCTCTTTACCAGTCACTATGCCCAGGAAATGCCGACGAGCATCGATCGGATGCTGCGATTGGATCAGGGGCGGGTGGTGGAAGTCTCATCGGTGGGTACCGGTGCGACGACGGGCTTGGCCGGCTCGGCGGGGTAGATGTGTCCCAGTAAATCGGTACGGACCCGATCGCGCTCCCGATCAATCTGCTCGGCGGTCGCGCCTAAATCGCGCAGTATCGCTTCGGTGAGCGCGAGCGCGACTTCACTTTCGCCAGCGAAGACTTGATCCGCGCCGGCTTGATGCAAGACGTTGAGTTCTCGCAGATAGGCCGATCGTGCCAAGACGCGGACATCCGGGTTGAGTTCCCGCGCAATGCGGACAATCTCCTGAGCGTGTCCCACTCCAGATGCCGAGATAATCAAACTACCGGCATAGCGTACCCCGGCTTGCTCCAGCGTGGCGGCTTGGTTGGCGTCGCCGTAAATCGCGGCGATGCCGTCTTGCTGCAATTGCCGCACGGTATCCACGTTCATCTCAACAATCGTCGGTTGAATGCCGTTCTCTTGCAGCAGTCGGGTCACAGTGCGCCCCACGGGGCCATATCCGATGACCACAGCGCGATAATTTTCGGATAGCGGATCGTCAGAACTGCCGTGCGTGGCTGCATTTCCGGGCAGATCGGGTTGACGCACGCGTGCGTTGAGCAATCGCCATAACTTCTCTTGTTTGCGGAGGATGCGCTCGATTCGCGGGATCAACTGGTAGAGAATCGGGTTCAGCGAAATGGAAAGAATCCCCACGGCAATCAGTGTGCCCGCTGCGGATTCGGGCAGCACATGCAACTCGGTTCCCAGGGCGGCGAGAATGAATGAGAATTCGCCGATTTGCGCCAATGCAATGGCGACACCGAGCGCGACTTTCACCGGGTGGCCCAACAGCAGAACGATCAGCAGCGCGGCAAGTGGTTTGCCAATGAGCACCACCGCCAGGGTGATCAGGATGGTGCCCGGTTCGCGGATGAGCAGGCTGGGATCGAACAACATGCCGACCGAGACGAAGAAGAGCACCGCGAAGGCATCCCGCATCGGGAGCGCATCCGTGGCGGCTCGCAAGCTATATTCGGATCGCCCCACGATCATGCCCGCCAAGAATGCCCCCAACGCCATCGATACTTCAAAATAATGCACCGACAGATAGGCAAATCCCAATGCGACGGCCAATACCGTGAGGGTGAACAATTCCCGAGATTTCGTGCGGGAAACCAGTTCCAGCAGCCAGGGAACCACTCGCCCGCCAAGCACGAAGATGATGAACACCAGCGCGATGATTTTTCCGCTGGCCCAAAGTAGTTCGATGGCCAGTGGGGTGGCCTCGGTGCCTGCTGGGGGCGTTTCAAAAAAGGCGGGCATCAGCACCAACACTACGACGGTGAATAAATCCTCGACCACCAGCCAACCAATGGCGATGTGACCGGTGGGCGTGTGCAGCGAATGCGAGTCGGA
This DNA window, taken from Tuwongella immobilis, encodes the following:
- a CDS encoding cation:proton antiporter, with the protein product MHDVEMIRTLAGGLFAALVMGYLAIRMGLSPIVGYLLAGIIVGPYTPGFTADPQFAREAAEMGVVLLMFGVGMHFHLDELLAVKRIAIPGALFQSLVATGLGAVAGWLFGWGWSAGMVFGLALSVASTVVLTRVLSDSHSLHTPTGHIAIGWLVVEDLFTVVVLVLMPAFFETPPAGTEATPLAIELLWASGKIIALVFIIFVLGGRVVPWLLELVSRTKSRELFTLTVLAVALGFAYLSVHYFEVSMALGAFLAGMIVGRSEYSLRAATDALPMRDAFAVLFFVSVGMLFDPSLLIREPGTILITLAVVLIGKPLAALLIVLLLGHPVKVALGVAIALAQIGEFSFILAALGTELHVLPESAAGTLIAVGILSISLNPILYQLIPRIERILRKQEKLWRLLNARVRQPDLPGNAATHGSSDDPLSENYRAVVIGYGPVGRTVTRLLQENGIQPTIVEMNVDTVRQLQQDGIAAIYGDANQAATLEQAGVRYAGSLIISASGVGHAQEIVRIARELNPDVRVLARSAYLRELNVLHQAGADQVFAGESEVALALTEAILRDLGATAEQIDRERDRVRTDLLGHIYPAEPAKPVVAPVPTDETSTTRP